Proteins encoded within one genomic window of Humulus lupulus chromosome 1, drHumLupu1.1, whole genome shotgun sequence:
- the LOC133790406 gene encoding gibberellin 2-beta-dioxygenase 2: MGLPPVVRTKKTKAVGIPTVDLSKGDRSSTMLAEAIVKAGEEYGFFKVVNHGVSKHVISRLEEQGSDFFAKPSTEKKRAGPATPFGYGCKNIGPNGDMGELEYLLLHTNPHSISDTSKSISNDPTSFSYAVSDYTEAIRDLACDILDLVGEGLWISDKFSFSRLIRDVDSDSLLRLNHYPPVKERDPSSFNLYPPGANNPIGFGEHSDPQILTILRSNDVAGLQISLHDDGFWLPVPPDPNNFYVFVGDALQALTNGRLRSVRHRALVNTAKPRMSMVYFGAPPINAWIAPLPELVSGEKPSLYKPFTWAQYKKAAYSLRLGDSRLDLFKINHNNNHSDMLPSSPGGLLLQ, from the exons ATGGGACTTCCACCAGTTGTGAGGACGAAGAAAACGAAGGCGGTTGGGATTCCGACGGTTGATCTGTCGAAGGGTGACAGGTCATCAACAATGCTTGCGGAAGCCATAGTCAAAGCAGGTGAGGAATATGGTTTCTTCAAGGTGGTCAACCATGGCGTCTCCAAACATGTCATTTCCAGATTGGAAGAACAAGGCAGTGACTTCTTTGCCAAACCCTCCACCGAGAAAAAAAGAGCCGGCCCAGCTACTCCTTTCGGCTATGGCTGCAAAAACATTGGCCCCAATGGCGACATGGGCGAGCTCGAGTATCTTCTCCTCCATACTAATCCTCACTCCATTTCTGACACATCCAAATCCATCTCCAATGACCCAACTTCATTCAG CTATGCGGTGAGTGATTATACCGAAGCAATAAGGGACTTGGCTTGTGATATTCTTGATCTGGTGGGGGAGGGCCTATGGATATCCGACAAGTTCAGCTTTAGCAGGCTAATCAGAGACGTTGATAGTGACTCACTGCTTAGGCTAAATCACTATCCCCCTGTGAAGGAGCGGGACCCATCTTCCTTCAACCTATACCCACCAGGTGCTAATAACCCTATTGGTTTTGGAGAGCATTCTGACCCTCAGATCTTGACCATCTTGAGATCCAATGACGTGGCAGGCCTCCAGATCTCCTTGCATGATGATGGCTTCTGGCTCCCTGTTCCTCCTGACCCCAATAACTTCTATGTCTTTGTTGGTGATGCCTTGCAG GCTTTGACGAATGGGAGACTGAGGAGTGTAAGGCATAGGGCGCTAGTGAACACAGCAAAACCAAGAATGTCGATGGTGTACTTTGGTGCACCACCTATAAATGCATGGATCGCACCACTGCCTGAGTTGGTCTCGGGAGAGAAGCCCAGTCTATACAAGCCCTTTACTTGGGCCCAATACAAGAAAGCAGCCTACTCTCTCCGACTAGGGGATTCTCGCCTTGACCTATTCAAgattaatcataataataatcattcagaTATGTTACCTTCATCCCCAGGAGGACTATTACTCCAATGA